TGCTCTGCATGCATACACATGGAGTATTAAAGAATTACCTAGAAATTAAACTGGGCCTCGGAGCACAGCCTGGAAAACAACTGCCAACAACACCAACCCACCAACAAAGACAGTGGAGCAAGCTGCCCTCATAGGAGAGAAAAGACATTCTGACACCCCTTTGCCTCCACCAATAAACTCACCGATAAACAGAAGAACCACACAAAAGGACACAATCTCCACCGGGTCAGCCTTGGGCAGTTTCTGGAGCTTAAGGAGAAACTTCTCACCAATGGTTTGCATTTCCTTCAAAAAGCCTTCAGAAGACATTCTGGTTCAACCTCTCCAGGCTTTATGCTGTAGAAGAACCAAATAGAGAATAAACCTTTTCACTGACTAATGCTAGGAAGCTGCCAGCCTTCTTATAGAGCTGGTGATCACAAGGAAAACAAGTTTATCTGGTCTCAGTCCTTGTTCCCAGTAGCTAAGGTGGAGGACTATTAACTGTCTACGTGTTCTGGcactgttttaatttcaaaatctgGCTTTGAGGGTGCTTTTGTCAGCTGCACTGTTGAGCAAAGGCGAAACGGTGTTTCTTCTAAAAGGACACTTACTTCAGCAGGCATAGAGTTAGAACTGGATAGTGTCTGCCCGTGGCTTTCACCCaatgaaagtaattattttttttccagttgtgctAACTTGTCCTTCCAGAAAGAAATGCAATTCTAACTCGACTTGAATTCCAAATGCCGAACtcagttttcagttgttttttactGAGTAACACAAAGTAGACCCCTTTGAAGACTTCCTGCACTTTCAGCTACAGAAAGCCCCTTCAAAAACTAAGGCACTTACTTCAACATCTCACTACAAACCCATTAATAATGTTTTATCAACCAGTTTTACTGAATGGTGATATTAAGAGCTGAAGTCTGTGTTCACTGGGGACAGCTGGATGCTTTTCAAGTTCTTAGAGATGACTGCAAGTTTTATATGGTAAGCTAAAtgtagctcttttttcttttaagccacAGTCTGTTCTAATGGAGCAATATATGACTTGAACAGTGGATGTCCACCCATCACTGCTGGTGATGAGCAAAGCAAAAGCCCCTGAAACTCTCAGGGAGATACCTCCCTTGTGGAGCTaatccctcctgcccagctcagTAATCTTACACCTTCTTTATTCTCAGAAAGAATATTGCCAGGAACTACTGTTACAGAAAATATTATGAGTTTAGTCAAATTGAGTTTTGCCACCaatatttgctgttgtttttccccATGAGCAAAATTTTGGAAGGCATTGCAACAAACAAGCTTGCACGAGAGCTATGGAAATTCAAATTTTGCTTCCGTCAGTAACTGGAATAGGATACTGTTGAGAAATATCCATAGTTTCACCTAAAACAAGTGTTTGGACAGGTCAACACTTGGATGGATTGTAACTCTTATGTCATTGTTATGTCACAATGTACTAGCTTGCGTGTGTTGAAATAGTCAACACTGTTTTATGGGACTTGAACATTGCAATTTAATATCCTAGTCTTGGTGATAACACAAAGCCAAGTGATCAAGACAGTACTTCCAGAATAAGCCAGCCAGTTCATTACTGCACATCTGGTTTGGTTACTCAAACAAATGGATGCTTGGAGTTCAGTTTTTCTAAACATACTGAGGATAGAGAGACCTTGGCTGTTTCTTTGCATGCTGGGTTTAAATACTACAGTGCCAAgttaaattacattttgtatgTTTATGCAATTCAAAAAgggttttctttgttcttttaaaacCAAGCTAAGGAATAAAAATCGGAACCAGCTGGCTTCCTAGGGATGGGGGTGGATGGAAAATCTACAGAAAGATCTCTGTGCAACTTAGCAGGGAGGCATAGCTGTGACCTTTTGACCTGAAAAGGTCACTTTTGAGACTAGGGTTAGATAGTTCTTTCCAGATGATTGCCATACTCCAAGTGAGCTGCTCCAGAAATGGCTGCTTTATCCTTTGCACCGTGCTGCGGGATTCTGTGTCAGCAGGTTTCCAGTTTTGTTTCCATTCCAAGAGGTGGCGGTGCAGGCAGAGGTGAAGTGATTTGTGTTTTCTGCTCTTGGCTctagaagaaaaacttttttttttaaatttctggctCTAAcattctgaaaatgtttgttcCCTTTGGGGGGGGTTCTGCCTGCCCAGAAGCTCTCCTAGTAAGGAATCTGCTGTAACCTTTCGTACCATACTTTGGGCTGCACCAGAAGCAGCAAGTATAAGAGCTAGGCCTCTGAAGTTTGGGTATACAGTGTAAAATTACTGATTAGGACTCCACGTGGATTAGCAAAGTGTCTAGCCTAAAATGATAAGAGCTTGTCATCTCAGTAATGGACATTCCTCTGCCCCATGGTACCTGATCTGGAGCTAAGTGAAGGAGTTTTTATTCTAAAACTTGCAAGGAATGTTGCTTGTTTACCTTGGTTTGAACTTCTTCAGTGACAAAGTTTGATGTTGGTGGTGCCGTCTCCAGCCTACCCGTGAGGAAGCAAATGTTTTGCTGCTTGTCTGCACTTCTAACTGCACACTGCTTCCAAGGGCTCTCGCTGCTTTGGGATTTCTGCTTGTGGAGCATAGCAAAAGGGTGAAGAATAaatcacttcttttaaaaaaaaaaaaaaaagtaaaattccccCAAGAAATCTACTTATATTCATGGACTTTTGTATCTTCCATTCTGCTTGTGATGTAAAGTCTTTGGTCAGGACTAGTTTTGATTGTGATCTTTTTCCAGTTGATTTCAGCAGAACCAAGATCTTAACCTAGAGATTAGCATAAGGGTAAGACTAGCGCTGTGTGACTTAAACTAGTTGACTGATGCATCTGCTTTATCTTCCTCATGTACAACACAACAATGATGACATTACTTACAAATTTCAGAGTGGAGCTGTATTAAttaattccctttttttattATACTGTGTTCAAGTAAGCTCCCAGTCACCAACAGTAGTAAAGGCCAGGTGGTGCAGGATATTTGGTTGAAGCAGTAACTGTAATGATTATTATTAAAAAGAGCAAGTCTTGAGAGATTTGAAACTTAAGGTTGTAGGTCTTAACTGACAGTTTACTTTCTAAGACTGGAGTGGTATTCTAGAGCCTAGAACAGCCACCCAAGTTGGCACCTCACAGATTTTGTGGGGTTTGGAGCAAACATAATTGTCTGCCAGTGTGTTTCTCAATTGAGAATTTCTCCTTGCTCATTGTCCTTCCTCAAAACCGCATCCACTGAGGATGGGAACCCTCCAGAGCAGAGGAGACATGGGCAGCAAAGCTGATGGAACTCACTACAGAAGAAATGCCGAATGACCACAGTGCAATGTAGACTTCATAACGCAGTCAGACTATGTCATGAACTTTTGCTCCATAGCTGTAGCTAGAGATCATACGAAGTGAAAATAGGGTGAAGAGAGGCAAGATGAGAAACTCGCatagaaaagaaactgaacaCAATGCTGATGTCCTGTGACAGGCAGTTCCTGTAGGGGTGGGGTGGCAGCCTAAAATTTGTGGTTTCAGCTGTTTCCTCTTCTggctgttctttaaaaaataactcaGCTATCCAGTGTTGCCAGTGGGACTAGATCATCAAATCTTTCTGCCCTCCTCTATGTTACAAGGCCTGCCACGGGAGGgaataaaacaaatcttttcatttgggtttatttgtttttgagaaaaaaaggccGAATCTGCCGTGTGCCATGAGTTGTTAGTCTTGGTTGAAAAGAGAGAGCACAGTAATAATGCAGGGGGATGCCTAACATCTGCAGGTGTGCTGCTCAGCTGCAAGGATTAGATGATCCTTTAAAACCAAAGCAGCATGTCCTACGTTTAGGACATGTAGATTTAGATTCCCAGAAAGTGCTAATACTTGTTTTTAATGCAGATTCATCTTGCTGTGCCCTCTGAATAAAGCTGTGAAAATTGCCATAATAGCACTGAAATTATCTTTCTGAACTGTTTTAATGGACTTAAGCACTCAAAGAAGTTGGCTGCTCAGCCCTTTTGAGAATAAACCCATTACAAGGCCTCAATCTAGATGTTCAAGAGAAAAGCCTTGGTCAGGGTTTCTTTGTACTGTGAACTGGCTGTGTGTGGTAGCTTCCAGGCTTCAAGCAAGAAAAAGAGCTTTGGGATGACCATGTAAGGTAGGGTCCCACATCCTTAAGCTAGTCAAGTTGCTGTAAGTATTTTGGAATTGATGTAAATTGATCTGGTTTTTTTGGTCTGTCTTTGGTTTGGAAAGCTGTATCCTATCTGTGTGTCTACACAGGTGCATCAAAAGTTGAACTGTAGGGAATTATTTACTGCTGAGGAATGAGACGCTTGTTTAGTCATAACCCAGGTGGCATTTGAGCAGCCTATTTCAGTGCAAAGAAGATGATTTTTAGTTTGTGGTTTAGCACCAGGACTGGAAGTTAGTAAATGCAGGCAGTCTTCCTGGCCTGCCAGTGATGCTTACTGGTGGTGTCACTTTGGATAAGTCATCCATCCCTCTGTTGGGTGACTTCATCTCTGCAAAGCGGCAGAACGTGTAACCACCATCAGGGGTTTGTTTGCTAACTGTTGTGTCTCCAAGTCTCTAACATGTTCTGCAATCTTTACATAGAAAGATAGGtagtccctggttttgttgcaGTTACAAAATGAAATGGCCCTTGCTTGCTAACTGCTTATTGCACTTCAGGCACTGAGCCCGTTTAGGATGAAAGTAGATGAAAGCATGGCTTCTGCTCTTGATTGCTCCTTACCCAGTCATGCCCCACAGGGTTTATTTCTCTTGACACAACCTCCCGATCCATTGGTTTTACTGTGCTCCCTCTGAGAACCTTTGCTTATGTGGGTTTGTTGCTACAGTAATCTAAAAATGGAGACGAAGCTTTGGAGGGGGGAATCTGTTGGTGGTGCCCTGAAGCTGCCAATGTCTCTAGTCCTAATGCAGCAAGCCCCAGTGAAGGTAAGTTCGATATCCTCTGCAGTGCCCACTGCCCTTATTAGCAGTACTCCAGAGACAGTACAAAGTAGGACCTCCCTGACGTGCCCAAGCAAGCAGAATGCCAGGGCAACATTCTTATTGCAATGTTGCCTTTTTCCCAAGACTGTGGCTGTGGAGAAGCAAATACTTTGTGTTGTTCTTACTCAGACAAGTCAAGTAAGTTGGTTGAAATTGGACCAATACAGGGATGGGAAGCCTGTATGGATTGTGGTAGCTTATTTGGTGGGAAATCTTAAAAGGCAATCCCAGCCTCATGGAAGAGAGTGCTGAACAGCTGAAGGGGAGGGGATGCTTTTTATTCTGgtctaaaactttaaaataaactctgACTGTATTTGGCCGCTTTCTTAAGAACATGAAGGCTTGGCCAGTTTCTAAGCCTACCAGTTTTGTTCTTGGTTCCTGAAACGTGCTTCTGATTTCGTATGGATAAGGTCTGCAATGCTTCCTGTCCTAAAACAGTGCTGGGCTGCTAGGTGGTGTTACAGTTTAGATGCATTTTGGCAGAACATGTAATAATTCCTGTATGATTGTTTATTGTTCTAAGTTTGTAATGTACTTCTGAGATGAAAAGGGCTATAGAAATGTAGTCGTATTATCAGTGCATGGTTTCCCCTCATCATTGTTAATGCAATGTTTGCTGCCATGACTGTAGTTAACCAGCCATGTGAATGTTAACTATAGTTCACAGACAAGCCCTTATTTTCTAAAACAGGAGTGAACAGAGCCAGACAGACCTATAATTCATTCCTAGGCAGATGAAAATAGTTTCCAGTATCAAGAGATCAGCTTTTTAACAGCACACACCCAAACTAGTAAATTGCAGCTCAATGTTATAGGAGAAAAGCTTTGACTCTGTCAGCTGGTCGGAAAAGAAGGCCACACATTCTTTCGTATTATAAAGCTGCCCTGACTGGGTAGCCATTTGGCTGGAATACCCTGTCATCTCCACCACCCACTATTTGGAGGTTGGTTTTGAGGCAGCACCATGAATGTTCCTTCCCTCCCCTACAACCTAATATTAGACTAATATGAAAAGGCACTGAATTCCCTGCAATAGCAGTTTGAGAAGCTGAGTTACCCATTGGGGCACCTCTACAGAGCATGCTGGTTTTCTCCAGACCATCCCACAACCAAGTCCACAAAACCTTATGAGATAATTCCTCACTACTACTTCCGTTTTTAAGAAGTGgggaaaccaaagcacagagccatccagtgaaaggaaaaggtcaattttaaaaataaagttgtagCTCTTCTACAAGAGAACTTTTTTTAGGGTTGCTGATGCTTGAATCTAGCCTGAAAATCTATTctaatattagaaaaataactaTTTCCCAAGAAGTTGACAGAGAGGTAGCTGTGTGCCTGTGAAGGCCTTGTAAATAGTTACTTCACAAACATCCTGGGATCTATCAGTACTTTGGTGTTTGAGGTAAGGCAGCTGGAGCCCCCTGAGAGTGCTGGAAACACCTTCTCTGTCTTCTTTCAGCCACCTCTGTGTCCCGTCCTTGATTGGTCTCAGACCTACAGATCTCAGAAATGACATGCATTtttgagttttttaaaatatgctggtCTAATCCTAGTAAAGATGCGGCTTGGCTGTAGAACTCAAAACTGAAGGCTGCAACAGCTGCTTCCTCAGAAGAAGCTGTTTTGAACTGTATCAGCTGTGGTTGTGCAGGGTAGTGGTGAGAGCCTGCATGGAGGCACAGGGTGGGTGCTGCTCTCCTCACCCAGCTCTCTTACAGTCTCTTACAGTCCCTGCCATCCAGCACGCAGCTCTGCTTGCTGGCCCACTGCAGGCTGTGTGGGTCAGGGGTTTGTGTTACAGGAAGGATCTGCTCTATCAAACTTGGTTTATTTTGTACCTCCACTCCCATAACCGCTTTTGCATTGCAGTCAGGCTAAGAGGCCCGTGGACTATGACAGCTGTAACACAAGCCATGTCCTGCTTCTTTTATCCAGACATGTGTTTCATATTGCTTATCCCCCCCGCATATGTACAACACGGCTGTGGCTGGACAAGCCCCCAGCCAAACCcattaagattttcttttggCAAGGAAAACTTGGCgtgttccctccctcccctgcccttctcccctcgttcctccctccttccttttttttttttcccctaacactTTGTTTTTCCCTTACTTTATTTGAGAAACCATCTTAACTGCAACAAACAACCTACAGAGACCCTTCATTAGCAGGGTGGAAACTTCCCTCCATCCCCTTTGAACCTAGGGCTAGACTGGAGGCGTGTGGGTCTTAACTACTACATCTTCTCACACAGACAGTTCCAATTTGGTGTTTGTACAACACAGAGGTCAGAAAGACCTGCCCTCCCTTCCACATTAATGGGAATGGAGAGAAGTGGAAATACCTGATCCTTAACATTCCTCCCTACAGGCATGTGTAGGATCAGAAAGACATCTTTCTGTGACAGTTGGCTTTCTGCCTCGCTCCCTACCTGTTTGTAAACTGCCCATGCGCCTCCTGGAAGAGGCAAGGGGTCCCAGCTTAGTGCTGGGAGCTGCAAGAGCTTCCAAACAGAGTAATCAGCTTCAGATGGCAGAAGACGGGGGCTTATATGGTCAACCTCCTTGCCAGCCCCTTCCCACACCCAGCAGCAAACAAAGATGGGAGTACAGGTTGTGGGACATTTCTCAATGTAAAACCAAGGCTTACAGTGGGTGATTTCATGTGTTTGGGGgacccttttcctcttccttcccttctcacTGCATTCAGACCTGTCGGTCTTGTTACTGTAAATCATAGAccttgtatgtgtatgtatgtgttctCTCAAAGCAGTGGTTTCTCATGCTGTTTTGAATAGTAAACCAGCATCTGTGCCTGATACActagctgatttattttttttaaatgctcgtTAGAAGCTGTGTAAAATCTTTCAATTTATTTCTATTGGACACAGATGCTTAGCTTGCACAGTATGCTAGTTCCCCGACCAGGGTTTGTTTTCAAGCTTTCTGCTTCAGGGTTTGGGGGATAAAACTTACCTCCAGCTGGGAGGAGCTCTGGGGAAATGCTGTGGCTGGTACCCACTTGGTTTCACGTGTGCTTGCCTGTGCTGGCAGCTACTTGCTAATGGCACCTACTCTACTCATACAGAGGAGCAGACCAGCGCTCTTGTCCGCACTAAGTATTAATATATCAAGTCATCACTGTGGAGAATGCTCTGTGCTAGACCTGCTTATCTGCTAAGGTCACATTCCgtaacagcaacagcaaaatgagCAGACAGTCTTTCTAATCAGCAAAGAAGTTGCTTACTCCTGCTTTGACTGTCGAAGCAATGCAAGACTGCAGGCTGGATCCTTTTGTTAGCAGTACGGCTGCAGCGTAGCTTTCTGCAATCCTATTAAAAGCTTTTCTCTCGCCACCTTTGCTCCTGAGTGTCCCTTGCAAACAAattcagccagctctgctcaaTGGCTGATTCTGCAGTTCACCATAGAGAGAGCTACAAAAGCTCCAGCTACTTGCTAACTAGCTGCATGTTAAGGTGCTATGGTTGACCGAACACCAGCAATAGCTCAGCCTTACCCCAGCCGCGCCGCGAACTCTTctcctcttgtttttctttctgtattcttAAACTTTCACGTCATCTCTCCCCTCATCCTGGCTTGTGTCTCGCTCCTCGCTCggctcctctctgctctgctgctgacagccagctgttgtctctgccttttttttgttattggttGCCCTGGAGATACGAAGTTTCGTGTTACATGTGTGCCAGAGAGGGAGGGCGGGCGGTGAGGAGCCACCGCAAGCTGAGCCAGCCGCTGGTGCAAACTCTGCGGAGCACCCGAGTGCCTGCACTTGTTGCTCGCTTCTTCTGTGCATCTCCTCCTAGCaaggtcttttctttttttccttttaattacagcTTTTTCTGGAGGGGGACTTCAATTGATTCTCTCCTTGCAATAGTTTGGGTGTATGTTAAAGCAATTAACTTTTCTTTATGCTGCCCAGTTTCCTTCCGACTCCCGGGGGAAGGAGCTTTTCTCTTGTGTTCTTTGAAGGGGCAGAGCAAGAAATGGCAAGGACAGTGCAGCACGGTCTGCCACTGACAGGGGAGCAGGGCTGATGCTGGGGTGGTGAGTTAGCTCTGGGCCCTTGGCCAAGTCATTTACTCTCTTGATGCCGtggtttttgcttcttttatacttttatacTTCTTTTATACCCACTGTCTTGTCTCAGAAGGCTGTTCAGCTGATACTACAAAGGATCCAGTCCTTCAGACAGGTGCAAGATTGTAATTCCTCGTCAACCTCATAATTTGCTCTCCTATTTGATAAAGCTCATTAAATGGCTTTTGTTCAG
This window of the Calonectris borealis chromosome 20, bCalBor7.hap1.2, whole genome shotgun sequence genome carries:
- the SMIM5 gene encoding small integral membrane protein 5; this encodes MSSEGFLKEMQTIGEKFLLKLQKLPKADPVEIVSFCVVLLFIVTVLVLMIIACSCCCYSCCSCDGRPDHRRRKIQVRPIAHS